The Cellulophaga lytica DSM 7489 nucleotide sequence CTGGAGCATATTCATTAATCAATTGCATAGCCGTTTCTAGCGTTTCTATGTATATAAGCTTACTATTTGCTATGGCCTGTGTTGCTATTTCTACACGTGGTAAAACTGCTAATTGCTTTTCTAACTCAGTTTCTACGTCAGAAATCATTTGTTTTGAAGTAGATACTAATATCACTTGACTATCTGTACCGTGTTCTGCCTGACTTAATAAGTCTGATGCTACAAATGCTGCATTAGCTGTATCATCTGCTAAAACTAACAATTCACTTGGTCCTGCTGGCATATCTATAGCTACACCATATTTGGTTGCTATTTGTTTAGCTACGGTAACAAATTGGTTGCCTGGACCAAATATTTTATAAACTTGTGGTATTGTTTGTGTACCAAACGTCATAGCTGCAATAGCTTGTATACCACCAACTTTATATATTTTAGTTACACCACATAAATTTGCTGCATACAAAATAGCGGGATTAATTTTGCCTTCTTTGTTTGGAGGAGAACACAATACAATTTCTTTACAACCTGCTATGTTTGCTGGTGTTGCCAACATTAGTATTGTAGAAAATAATGGTGCAGTACCACCAGGAATGTATAAACCAACTTTTTGAATTGGTCGTTTTTCTTGCCAACAATCTACTCCGTTTACTGTTTGTATACTTACCTTACTCGTCTCTTGTGCCTTATGAAAAGCTTCAATATTACTTTTTGCTAATTGTATTGCTTTTTTTAGTTCTTCTGATACTAATTTTTCTGCTTCAACCAATTCTTCAACACTGACAATAGTAGATTGCAAAGAAACACCATCAAACTTAGTAGTGTACTTATTTACAGCTTTATCACCATCAGTTCTAACCTCATTAAAAACAGAAACTACAGTACCTTCTATATCTGCAACAGTTTGTGTTGGTCTTTCTAAAACTTGCTTCCAATCTGCAACAGCTGGATTATCAATCTTATTCATTATAGTACCATTTTTTCAATTGGACAAACCAAAATACCTTCTGCGCCTTCTTTTTTTAACTCCTGAATTACTTCCCAGAATTTATCTTTATTTATTACAGTGTGCACAGAGCTCCAACCTTCTTCTGCCAATGGCAATACAGTAGGGCTTCGCATTCCTGGTAATAAAGATATAATAGTTTCTAGCTTTTCATTAGGAGCATTTAAAAGTACATATTTAGATTGTCTAGCTCTTAAAACAGATTCTATTCTAAACTCTAACTGACTTAAAATCTCTTTTCGCTCTTCAGATATTTTTGGAGAAACTGCTAAAACAGCTTCACTAGTTAACATTACTTCTACCTCTTTAAGGTTGTTTTTAAATAATGTACTACCACTAGATACAATATCACAAATACCGTCTGCCAAACCAATATTTGGTGCAATTTCTACAGAACCATTAATAATGTGTAAATCTGCTGTAACACCTTTAGATGCTAAATAATTTTTTACTGTATTTGGGTATGATGTTGCAATACGTTTACCCTGAAAATCTTGTACAGATGTATATTTAAAAGATTTAGGTACTGCTAACGATACTTTACACTTAGAAAATCCTAATCTTTCTGAAAATGTAATGTCTTCTCCTTTTTCTATTAACACATTTTCTCCTATTATAGCAATGTCTACTACTCCGTCTCTTAAATACTGAGGAATATCACCATTTCTTAGGTAAAAAACTTCCATTGGAAAATTTCTTGAAG carries:
- the hisD gene encoding histidinol dehydrogenase — its product is MNKIDNPAVADWKQVLERPTQTVADIEGTVVSVFNEVRTDGDKAVNKYTTKFDGVSLQSTIVSVEELVEAEKLVSEELKKAIQLAKSNIEAFHKAQETSKVSIQTVNGVDCWQEKRPIQKVGLYIPGGTAPLFSTILMLATPANIAGCKEIVLCSPPNKEGKINPAILYAANLCGVTKIYKVGGIQAIAAMTFGTQTIPQVYKIFGPGNQFVTVAKQIATKYGVAIDMPAGPSELLVLADDTANAAFVASDLLSQAEHGTDSQVILVSTSKQMISDVETELEKQLAVLPRVEIATQAIANSKLIYIETLETAMQLINEYAPEHFIVCVENEDYVLNTIENAGSVFIGNYTPESAGDYASGTNHTLPTNGYAKQYSGVNLDSFTKSITFQKISEQGIKEIGEAIELMADAEGLQAHKNAVTLRLKSLK
- the hisG gene encoding ATP phosphoribosyltransferase, which encodes MTKIRIAIQKSGRLNEDSIAILKDCGISIDNGKDQLKASSRNFPMEVFYLRNGDIPQYLRDGVVDIAIIGENVLIEKGEDITFSERLGFSKCKVSLAVPKSFKYTSVQDFQGKRIATSYPNTVKNYLASKGVTADLHIINGSVEIAPNIGLADGICDIVSSGSTLFKNNLKEVEVMLTSEAVLAVSPKISEERKEILSQLEFRIESVLRARQSKYVLLNAPNEKLETIISLLPGMRSPTVLPLAEEGWSSVHTVINKDKFWEVIQELKKEGAEGILVCPIEKMVL